One segment of Variovorax sp. PAMC28562 DNA contains the following:
- the lpxC gene encoding UDP-3-O-acyl-N-acetylglucosamine deacetylase gives MLQQRTLKTISRAVGVGLHSGQRVELTLRPAPVDTGIVFRRTDLPEPVEIRMTAEAVTDTRLASTISTGGAKVQTVEHLMSACAGLGIDNLYIDITADEVPILDGSASSFVFLLQSAGIELQKAARKFIRVTRKVEVREGEGANEKWASLEPFHGYKLAFQIDFDHRVVNLMGQRFEFDLGSGSYSRDIARARTFGFTKEVEYMRSKGLALGGGLDNAIVMDDTKVLNAGGLRYDDELVKHKILDAMGDLYIVGHPLLASYTAFRSGHAMNNKLLRELISHKDAWEIVTFDDVKKAPAGFAEVERAW, from the coding sequence GTGTTGCAACAACGAACGCTCAAGACCATCAGCCGCGCCGTCGGCGTGGGGCTGCACAGCGGACAACGCGTCGAGTTGACGCTGCGGCCGGCGCCGGTCGATACGGGCATCGTCTTCAGACGCACCGATTTGCCCGAGCCCGTCGAGATCCGCATGACGGCCGAAGCGGTGACTGATACGCGGCTGGCCTCGACCATTTCGACCGGGGGCGCCAAGGTGCAAACGGTCGAGCACCTGATGTCGGCCTGTGCCGGGCTGGGCATCGACAATCTTTACATCGACATCACTGCCGACGAGGTACCGATCCTCGACGGCTCGGCGTCGTCCTTCGTTTTTTTGCTGCAAAGCGCAGGCATCGAACTGCAGAAGGCGGCGCGCAAGTTCATTCGCGTCACGCGCAAGGTCGAAGTGCGCGAGGGCGAGGGCGCCAACGAGAAGTGGGCGTCGCTCGAACCCTTTCATGGCTACAAACTCGCCTTCCAGATCGACTTCGATCACCGGGTCGTGAACCTGATGGGTCAGCGCTTCGAGTTCGACCTGGGCAGCGGTTCTTACAGCCGAGACATCGCACGGGCCCGCACCTTCGGCTTCACCAAAGAGGTCGAGTACATGCGCAGCAAGGGCCTGGCGCTCGGCGGCGGTCTCGACAACGCCATCGTGATGGACGACACCAAGGTGCTGAACGCGGGCGGTCTCCGCTACGACGACGAACTGGTCAAGCACAAGATCCTCGACGCGATGGGCGACCTTTACATCGTCGGTCATCCGCTGCTGGCGTCTTACACGGCGTTTCGTTCAGGCCATGCCATGAACAACAAGCTGCTGCGCGAACTCATCTCCCACAAGGACGCGTGGGAGATCGTGACGTTCGACGACGTGAAGAAGGCTCCGGCCGGCTTCGCGGAAGTCGAACGCGCCTGGTAG
- a CDS encoding Pr6Pr family membrane protein → MTPTARQSSFALCIIAWFALLLQLNLSVGMTAASGKPALMGIVIYLGYFTVLTNLFVALALLLPLVAPDSTIGRFAARPMVQGCAVTSILVVGIVYHLLLRHVWAPQGMQWIADMLLHYVMPILFFLHWLLVLPSHRLPWWAPLVWCLYPVGYLAYALLRGEVLQSYPYPFIDVLAIGYGQALLNALGLLVCFVVLGLILVAVSNARARRTG, encoded by the coding sequence ATGACGCCCACCGCACGCCAGTCCAGCTTCGCTCTTTGCATCATCGCGTGGTTCGCCCTGCTGTTGCAGCTGAACCTGTCGGTCGGCATGACCGCCGCGAGCGGCAAGCCGGCGCTGATGGGCATCGTGATCTACCTCGGTTACTTCACGGTGCTGACCAATCTCTTTGTCGCGCTGGCACTGCTGCTGCCCCTCGTGGCGCCCGACTCCACCATCGGACGCTTCGCGGCGAGGCCCATGGTCCAGGGCTGCGCCGTCACCAGCATCCTGGTCGTCGGCATCGTCTACCACCTGCTGCTGCGCCACGTCTGGGCGCCGCAAGGCATGCAGTGGATCGCAGACATGCTGCTGCACTACGTGATGCCGATCCTTTTCTTCCTGCACTGGCTGCTGGTGCTTCCGAGCCATCGCCTGCCGTGGTGGGCGCCGCTGGTGTGGTGCCTGTACCCGGTCGGCTACCTCGCCTACGCGCTGTTGCGAGGCGAAGTGCTGCAGTCGTATCCGTATCCGTTCATCGACGTGCTGGCCATCGGCTACGGCCAGGCGCTGCTCAATGCGTTAGGGCTGCTGGTGTGCTTCGTGGTGCTGGGCCTGATCCTGGTCGCGGTGTCGAACGCGCGGGCGCGACGTACGGGCTGA
- the ruvC gene encoding crossover junction endodeoxyribonuclease RuvC — translation MRILGIDPGLQTTGFGVVDVAGQTLSYVASGTISTKHLERTNLPARLKVLFDGIGEVAARYQPDASAVEIVFVNVNPQSTLLLGQARGACITALVTCNLSVAEYTALQMKQAVAGHGNAAKTQVQEMVKRLLNLPGLPGSDAADALGIAITHAHVGRSLARLAEATGSQPPSGQYRAGRSR, via the coding sequence ATGCGTATCCTCGGCATCGACCCCGGCCTGCAGACCACCGGCTTCGGCGTGGTCGATGTCGCCGGCCAGACGCTGAGCTACGTCGCGAGCGGCACCATCAGCACCAAGCATCTGGAGCGAACCAACCTGCCGGCGCGTCTCAAGGTGCTGTTCGACGGCATCGGTGAAGTGGCGGCGCGCTACCAGCCCGATGCATCGGCGGTCGAGATCGTGTTCGTGAACGTCAATCCTCAATCGACGCTGCTGCTGGGCCAGGCACGCGGCGCCTGCATCACGGCACTCGTCACCTGCAACCTCAGCGTGGCCGAGTACACCGCGCTACAGATGAAGCAGGCCGTGGCGGGCCATGGCAATGCAGCCAAGACGCAAGTGCAGGAAATGGTCAAGCGCTTGCTCAACTTGCCGGGCCTGCCCGGCAGCGATGCGGCCGATGCACTCGGCATCGCGATCACGCACGCCCACGTCGGGCGATCGCTGGCGCGGCTGGCCGAAGCGACGGGTTCGCAACCGCCCAGCGGTCAATATCGCGCCGGCCGCAGCCGATGA
- a CDS encoding phosphatidate cytidylyltransferase has protein sequence MNQFLRDLSPAHQVAALFLLVFGVLAIVSTVTFLISLRERRNAMHSESWRRELKVFQQLLSTTWFMVVMFWIGWALGEGVATLLFALISFLALREFITLSPTRRGDHRSLILAFFVVLPIQFILVATARFDLFTVFIPVYVFLAIPVVSALSNDPHQFLERNAKLQWGITVCVYGMSHVPALLLLSFPGFEGKSAFLVFFLVFVVQTCMVVQHLIARRFAYSPLDAGPRMWRWLQREPFAPNVSRSFNWVSWAVGMAIASVVGALMSFITPFGYGQALAMSLIACVAGSMGHLVMKALKRDRGIPNWGPKGMGVTGANGLLDRVDALCFAAPVFFHSVRWYFGV, from the coding sequence ATGAACCAGTTCTTGCGCGACCTTTCGCCGGCCCATCAGGTCGCCGCCCTCTTCCTCCTGGTGTTCGGCGTGCTCGCCATCGTCAGCACCGTCACCTTTTTGATCAGCCTGCGCGAACGGCGCAACGCGATGCACAGCGAATCGTGGCGACGCGAGCTCAAGGTCTTTCAGCAACTGCTCAGCACCACCTGGTTCATGGTGGTCATGTTCTGGATCGGCTGGGCGCTCGGAGAGGGCGTCGCCACGCTGCTCTTCGCACTGATCTCGTTCCTGGCGCTGCGAGAGTTCATCACGCTGTCGCCGACGCGGCGCGGCGATCACCGCAGTTTGATCCTGGCATTTTTCGTGGTGCTGCCGATCCAGTTCATTCTGGTCGCGACGGCGCGCTTCGACCTCTTCACCGTGTTCATCCCGGTCTACGTATTCCTTGCCATTCCGGTGGTGAGCGCGCTGTCGAACGATCCCCACCAGTTTCTCGAACGCAACGCCAAGCTGCAGTGGGGCATCACGGTCTGTGTCTACGGCATGAGCCACGTGCCGGCACTGCTGTTGCTGTCGTTCCCGGGCTTCGAAGGCAAGAGCGCGTTTCTCGTGTTCTTTCTGGTGTTCGTGGTGCAGACCTGCATGGTGGTGCAGCACTTGATCGCGCGCCGCTTCGCCTACTCGCCGCTCGATGCAGGCCCCAGGATGTGGCGCTGGCTACAGCGTGAACCGTTCGCGCCCAACGTGAGCCGGAGCTTCAACTGGGTCAGCTGGGCGGTCGGCATGGCGATCGCGAGCGTGGTCGGCGCGCTGATGTCTTTCATCACGCCGTTCGGCTACGGCCAGGCGCTGGCGATGTCGTTGATCGCCTGCGTCGCCGGGTCGATGGGGCACCTCGTCATGAAGGCGCTCAAGCGCGACCGCGGCATTCCCAACTGGGGTCCGAAGGGCATGGGCGTGACCGGCGCCAACGGGCTGCTCGACCGCGTCGATGCACTGTGCTTCGCGGCGCCTGTGTTCTTTCATTCGGTGCGCTGGTACTTCGGCGTCTAG
- a CDS encoding lysophospholipid acyltransferase family protein, with the protein MLAKLTGWLLLGVVRLLTGAQARWYGCPPKAEQRIYFANHQSHADLVMIWAALPEELRSITRPIAARDYWANTPFKRWITTEVFNAVYVERGGAPVVPSAPAASASTKPAVPTLIPTERIEPSMDPIEPFMIQVPPPAPAAFAVKAVQLPLIALPGTEPDASASSAATATASDAIASPAAEAADPLAPLIEALTSGDSIIIFPEGTRGHTGEPQKFKSGLFTLAQLFPDVVLVPAWIDNIQRVMPKGEVVPVPILCSVTFGAPIRLEEGEERRPFLDRARDAVVALRSV; encoded by the coding sequence ATGCTGGCGAAGTTGACGGGTTGGTTGTTGTTGGGAGTGGTGCGGTTATTGACCGGGGCACAGGCACGCTGGTACGGATGCCCGCCCAAGGCCGAACAGCGCATTTACTTTGCCAATCATCAGAGCCACGCCGACCTGGTGATGATCTGGGCGGCCCTGCCCGAAGAGCTGCGCAGCATCACGCGGCCCATCGCGGCGCGCGACTACTGGGCCAACACGCCGTTCAAGCGCTGGATCACGACCGAGGTGTTCAACGCGGTGTACGTGGAGCGCGGCGGAGCACCGGTAGTGCCTTCTGCGCCGGCCGCATCGGCATCCACCAAGCCTGCCGTTCCAACCCTCATACCGACCGAGCGCATCGAACCCTCGATGGACCCGATCGAGCCGTTCATGATCCAGGTGCCGCCACCGGCACCGGCGGCCTTCGCGGTCAAGGCGGTTCAACTGCCTCTGATTGCATTGCCGGGGACAGAGCCCGACGCGTCGGCTTCATCGGCAGCAACAGCAACAGCATCCGATGCGATCGCCTCGCCCGCAGCGGAAGCCGCCGACCCGCTCGCTCCGCTGATCGAAGCCCTCACCAGCGGCGACTCGATCATCATCTTCCCCGAAGGCACGCGCGGCCATACCGGCGAACCGCAAAAGTTCAAGTCGGGCCTCTTCACGCTGGCGCAGTTGTTTCCCGACGTGGTGCTGGTGCCGGCCTGGATCGACAACATCCAGCGCGTCATGCCCAAGGGCGAAGTGGTGCCGGTGCCGATCCTGTGTTCGGTCACCTTCGGCGCGCCCATCCGGCTCGAAGAAGGCGAAGAGCGCCGGCCGTTTCTCGATCGCGCACGTGATGCGGTCGTCGCGCTGCGCAGTGTTTGA
- a CDS encoding transglycosylase domain-containing protein, which produces MRAFFTWLMCLIVATIALQLFFVARIALMAVIDPQSTAFQRSEAWQIATRGRSNGDASGGRAGDRAWQQRWVPYAQISDTLKRAVIASEDGEFIYHQGVEWEAIERARQRNAKAEEIAARRAAAAIARGKSPQTAKLRGGSTITQQLAKNLFLSGERTLLRKGQELMLATVLEALLSKQRILELYLNSVEWGEGVFGAEAASQRYFNKSASRLSASEAARLAVMLPSPKFFERRPGSPYISGRAATIVSRMPSADLP; this is translated from the coding sequence ATGCGCGCTTTCTTCACCTGGCTCATGTGCCTCATCGTCGCGACCATCGCGCTGCAGTTGTTTTTTGTCGCGCGCATCGCGTTGATGGCCGTGATCGATCCACAGTCGACAGCTTTCCAGCGCTCCGAAGCCTGGCAGATCGCGACACGTGGACGCAGCAACGGGGACGCGAGCGGGGGCCGCGCCGGCGACCGCGCCTGGCAGCAACGCTGGGTGCCGTACGCGCAGATTTCCGACACGCTCAAGCGCGCGGTCATCGCCAGCGAAGACGGTGAGTTCATCTACCACCAGGGCGTCGAATGGGAAGCCATCGAACGGGCCCGCCAGCGCAACGCCAAGGCTGAAGAGATTGCGGCACGGCGCGCCGCCGCCGCCATCGCGCGCGGCAAGTCGCCGCAAACTGCCAAGCTGCGCGGTGGCTCGACCATCACTCAGCAGCTCGCCAAGAACCTCTTTCTTTCGGGCGAACGCACCCTTCTGCGCAAGGGTCAGGAGCTGATGCTCGCGACGGTGCTGGAAGCGCTCTTGAGCAAGCAGCGCATCCTGGAGCTGTACCTGAACAGCGTCGAATGGGGCGAAGGCGTGTTCGGCGCAGAAGCGGCATCGCAGCGCTACTTCAACAAGTCCGCGTCGCGCCTCAGCGCCAGCGAGGCCGCACGGCTGGCGGTGATGCTGCCGAGCCCCAAGTTCTTCGAGCGCCGACCCGGCTCGCCCTACATCAGCGGCCGCGCTGCGACGATCGTCTCGCGCATGCCGTCCGCCGACCTGCCCTGA
- the aroE gene encoding shikimate dehydrogenase yields MDLYCVMGNPIEHSRSPWIHARFAELTGQALRYERRLVPMGGFDAAVSAFRADTSGTARGCNITVPFKFDSARLAQHVTPRASLAQAVNVLSFRKDGVHGDNTDGIGLVNDIQRNADVALAGRDVLLIGAGGGSAGVLGPILEAGARRVVVANRTLAKAVTLVQRHAVLALQHHASLEAQALHTIGGAFDVVVNATASSLAGGEVPVAASVLKRGTLAVDMMYGPSTAGFMAWARAHDAVPRDGLGMLVEQAAEAFDIWRGVRPPAAQVLAELRALVG; encoded by the coding sequence ATGGACCTGTACTGCGTGATGGGCAACCCGATCGAGCACAGCCGCTCGCCGTGGATTCATGCGCGCTTTGCGGAGCTCACTGGACAGGCCTTGCGCTATGAGCGCCGGCTGGTACCGATGGGTGGATTCGATGCAGCGGTGTCGGCGTTTCGTGCCGACACTTCTGGCACAGCACGTGGCTGCAACATCACCGTGCCGTTCAAGTTCGACTCGGCGCGGCTCGCGCAGCATGTGACGCCGCGCGCCTCGCTGGCGCAAGCGGTCAATGTGTTGAGCTTTCGCAAGGATGGCGTGCATGGCGACAACACCGACGGCATCGGCCTGGTGAACGACATTCAACGCAACGCCGACGTGGCGCTCGCAGGTCGCGATGTGCTGCTGATCGGCGCCGGCGGCGGCTCGGCCGGCGTGCTCGGCCCGATCCTCGAAGCCGGTGCGCGACGCGTCGTCGTCGCCAACCGCACGCTCGCCAAAGCCGTCACGCTGGTTCAGCGGCATGCAGTGTTGGCGCTCCAGCATCACGCGAGCCTGGAAGCGCAGGCGCTGCACACCATCGGCGGCGCTTTCGACGTCGTCGTCAACGCCACGGCGTCTAGCCTGGCGGGTGGCGAGGTGCCTGTTGCGGCCAGCGTATTGAAGCGCGGCACCTTGGCCGTCGACATGATGTACGGGCCCTCGACCGCCGGCTTCATGGCATGGGCGCGCGCGCACGATGCGGTGCCGCGAGACGGCCTCGGCATGCTGGTCGAACAGGCGGCGGAAGCCTTCGACATCTGGCGTGGCGTGCGACCGCCGGCGGCGCAGGTGCTCGCTGAACTGCGTGCGCTGGTCGGCTGA
- a CDS encoding energy transducer TonB, with amino-acid sequence MNLKDLSTLQIALGLSVLAHAVLLTVRFVDPEAFNRVFSETPLEVILVNARSNEKPDKATAIAQASLSGGGDLEKGRATSPLPPSEFRAIGDATEDAQREVEAMQAQQMMLLTQIKQQLAAMPLPDPRHSGNPSEAAAREEKRKQLVNLLAEIERRVNEENARPKKRYISPATREAAYAAYVDALRRQIEQRGTENFPEAAGKKMYGQLTMLVTVNFDGSIVSTEIVESSGNALLDRRAQAIVRSIGSFGRFTDAMRKQTDQIALPSRFKFTRDETTELSSK; translated from the coding sequence ATGAACCTCAAGGACCTGAGCACGCTGCAGATCGCGTTGGGGCTTTCGGTCCTGGCGCACGCTGTACTGCTCACCGTGCGGTTTGTCGACCCTGAAGCCTTCAATCGCGTCTTCAGCGAGACGCCTCTCGAAGTGATTCTGGTCAATGCGCGCAGCAACGAGAAGCCCGACAAAGCCACCGCGATTGCGCAAGCGTCGCTGTCTGGTGGCGGCGACCTCGAAAAAGGGCGTGCCACCAGCCCGTTGCCGCCGAGCGAGTTCCGCGCCATCGGCGACGCCACCGAAGATGCGCAGCGCGAGGTCGAGGCCATGCAGGCGCAGCAGATGATGCTGCTCACCCAGATCAAGCAGCAGCTGGCTGCCATGCCGCTGCCCGATCCGCGCCACAGCGGCAACCCGAGCGAGGCCGCGGCGCGCGAAGAGAAGCGCAAGCAATTGGTCAACCTGCTGGCCGAGATCGAACGCCGGGTCAACGAAGAAAACGCGCGACCCAAGAAGCGCTACATCAGCCCGGCCACCCGAGAGGCCGCGTACGCCGCCTACGTCGACGCACTGCGACGCCAAATCGAGCAGCGCGGCACCGAAAACTTCCCTGAAGCGGCCGGCAAGAAGATGTACGGCCAGCTGACGATGCTGGTCACCGTCAACTTCGACGGAAGCATCGTGAGCACCGAGATCGTCGAGAGCTCCGGCAACGCGTTGCTCGATCGGCGTGCGCAGGCCATCGTGCGAAGCATCGGGAGCTTCGGCCGCTTCACCGACGCGATGCGCAAGCAGACCGACCAGATCGCGTTGCCGTCGCGCTTCAAGTTCACGCGCGACGAGACGACCGAGCTGTCGTCCAAGTAA
- a CDS encoding ribonuclease catalytic domain-containing protein, with amino-acid sequence MFVLFEEAGKYLGGRVLSEAEASAQVELDTGKRLKVKSAAIVLRFEKPSPAELIAESRTLAATMDLDLAWEFASEGEFGFTDLASDYFSDKPTLAQQGAALFALFDAPHYFRRAGKGRFKKAPDDIVQAALAGIEKKKLVLAQIGEWAAQLVSGECPQPVREQLYKILFKPDKNASEYKAVVDASRAAQLAPLDLLERAGAIDSPYQFHWRRFLFENFPKGTGFPALQAPAIVDDLPVATVEAFSIDDSQTTEIDDALSVQGIGSGTLVVGVHIAAPGLALVPGGAIDQVARNRMSTVYMPGYKITMLPDAVVDAYTLLEGSNRPAVSLYATFDEATLELRSTETKLERVPIVANLRHDQLDTVVTQPWLEDASFVSSDTPEAAARLRGPLSVLFRLAKHLKAQREVVRGKPENFNRPDYNFRLIGNDGEPQGSEQVTITTRQRGAPLDLIVSEAMILANSTWGAWLGELGVPGLYRSQASMAPGIKVRMGTRSLPHAGLGVKSYAWSTSPLRRYTDLVNQWQIIAAARHGKTAALAAPFKPKDADLFSILSGFDAAYATYNGYQGGMERFWTLKYLQQQGITELTVTVVKDIQNGALVRADSLPLVFPVAGQQERGAHLRVKLGEIDEIALDVNGTVLERLDVVAADMEEESGEEDDEVAGPIAIAVDMSDGEAAPEKAAENAPA; translated from the coding sequence ATGTTTGTATTGTTTGAAGAAGCCGGCAAGTACCTCGGCGGCCGCGTACTGTCGGAGGCCGAAGCGTCGGCGCAGGTCGAGCTCGACACCGGTAAGCGGCTCAAGGTCAAGAGCGCGGCCATCGTGCTGCGCTTCGAGAAGCCGTCGCCGGCCGAGCTGATCGCGGAATCGCGAACGCTCGCTGCCACCATGGACCTCGACTTGGCCTGGGAATTCGCGTCCGAAGGCGAGTTCGGCTTCACCGACCTCGCATCCGATTACTTCAGCGACAAGCCGACGCTGGCGCAGCAGGGTGCCGCGCTGTTCGCGCTGTTCGATGCACCGCACTACTTCCGCCGCGCCGGCAAGGGCCGCTTCAAAAAAGCGCCGGACGACATCGTTCAAGCCGCCCTGGCCGGCATCGAAAAGAAGAAGCTGGTGCTGGCGCAGATCGGCGAATGGGCGGCGCAGCTGGTGTCCGGCGAGTGCCCGCAGCCGGTGCGCGAGCAGCTCTACAAGATCCTCTTCAAGCCCGACAAGAACGCGTCCGAGTACAAAGCGGTGGTCGACGCATCGCGTGCCGCGCAACTGGCGCCGCTCGACCTGCTGGAGCGTGCAGGCGCCATCGATTCGCCGTACCAGTTTCACTGGCGCCGCTTCCTCTTCGAGAACTTCCCCAAAGGCACGGGCTTCCCGGCGCTGCAGGCACCGGCCATCGTCGACGACTTGCCGGTGGCCACGGTCGAAGCCTTTTCGATCGACGATTCGCAGACGACCGAAATCGACGATGCGCTCTCGGTGCAGGGCATCGGCAGTGGCACCCTGGTTGTCGGCGTGCACATCGCCGCCCCCGGCCTGGCGCTGGTGCCCGGCGGCGCCATCGACCAGGTGGCGCGCAACCGCATGTCGACGGTGTACATGCCCGGCTACAAGATCACGATGCTGCCCGACGCGGTGGTCGATGCCTACACGCTGCTCGAAGGCAGCAACCGGCCGGCCGTGTCGCTCTACGCCACCTTCGACGAAGCCACGCTCGAATTGCGAAGCACCGAGACCAAGCTCGAACGCGTTCCGATCGTTGCCAACCTGCGGCACGATCAACTCGACACGGTGGTCACGCAGCCGTGGCTCGAAGACGCGTCGTTCGTCAGCTCGGACACCCCAGAGGCTGCTGCACGTTTACGCGGTCCGTTGTCGGTGCTGTTCCGCCTCGCGAAGCACCTGAAAGCGCAGCGTGAGGTGGTTCGTGGTAAGCCCGAGAACTTCAACCGACCCGACTACAACTTCCGCCTGATCGGAAACGATGGCGAGCCGCAAGGCAGCGAGCAGGTGACGATCACTACGCGGCAACGCGGCGCGCCGCTCGACCTGATCGTGTCGGAAGCGATGATCCTGGCCAACAGCACCTGGGGCGCCTGGCTGGGCGAACTCGGCGTGCCGGGCCTGTACCGCAGCCAGGCCAGCATGGCGCCGGGCATCAAGGTGCGGATGGGCACGCGCTCGCTGCCGCACGCCGGCCTGGGCGTGAAGAGCTATGCATGGAGCACCTCACCACTGCGCCGCTACACCGACCTGGTGAACCAGTGGCAGATCATCGCGGCGGCACGCCACGGCAAGACAGCCGCGCTGGCTGCGCCCTTCAAGCCGAAGGACGCCGACTTGTTCTCGATCCTGTCGGGCTTCGATGCCGCCTATGCGACCTACAACGGCTACCAGGGCGGCATGGAGCGCTTCTGGACGCTCAAGTATTTGCAGCAGCAAGGCATCACCGAACTGACCGTGACCGTCGTCAAGGACATCCAGAACGGCGCCCTGGTTCGGGCCGATTCGCTGCCGCTGGTGTTTCCGGTGGCCGGCCAGCAGGAACGCGGTGCGCACCTGCGCGTCAAGCTCGGCGAGATCGACGAGATCGCCCTCGACGTGAACGGCACCGTGCTCGAGCGGCTCGATGTGGTGGCGGCTGACATGGAAGAAGAATCGGGCGAAGAGGACGACGAAGTCGCCGGCCCGATCGCCATCGCGGTCGACATGAGCGACGGCGAGGCAGCACCAGAAAAGGCAGCGGAGAACGCACCCGCATGA
- a CDS encoding YqiA/YcfP family alpha/beta fold hydrolase, protein MPTTHLLYLHGFRSSPQSAKARLVAQRVAQRHPKVHFWAPQLPPSPHDSMDVVMKGIADWPRESMAVIGSSLGGFYATYVAGMTRSRVVLLNPAVHPARDLSRYIGEQTSWHDPTEHFYFKPEYIDELRALEVGTLTRPERALAIVAKGDEVLDWREMSARYPGSRVKLIEGGDHALSDFAESHLDEVMRFVDPI, encoded by the coding sequence ATGCCCACGACCCATCTTCTCTACCTCCACGGCTTCCGCTCTTCTCCGCAGTCCGCCAAGGCGCGGCTGGTCGCGCAGCGGGTGGCACAGCGCCATCCCAAGGTGCATTTCTGGGCGCCGCAATTGCCGCCGTCGCCGCACGATTCGATGGACGTGGTCATGAAAGGCATCGCCGACTGGCCGCGCGAATCGATGGCCGTCATCGGCTCGTCGCTCGGCGGTTTCTACGCGACCTACGTGGCGGGCATGACGCGCAGCCGCGTGGTCCTGCTGAACCCGGCGGTGCATCCCGCTCGCGACCTGTCGCGCTACATCGGCGAGCAGACCAGCTGGCACGACCCGACCGAGCACTTCTATTTCAAGCCCGAGTACATCGACGAATTGCGCGCGCTCGAAGTCGGCACGCTGACCCGGCCAGAACGCGCGCTAGCGATCGTCGCAAAGGGCGACGAGGTACTCGATTGGAGGGAAATGTCGGCGCGCTATCCCGGCAGCCGCGTCAAGCTGATCGAAGGCGGCGACCACGCGCTGTCGGATTTCGCTGAGTCGCACCTGGACGAAGTGATGCGCTTCGTCGACCCGATCTAG